TTTACCATGATAGTTTAATCTTGGTAcatatttaaaaacttttaaaaaatatggccACATTGactttaatagtaaataaaaaaaaaaatcttaaagtCATTTTCAATCCACAATCTTAAAATTTTACccaaaattctaaatttaattcttctataaaaaattatattccgATCACATACTCCAAATTTTAtcccaaaaaatatattatcataatattctttacccattctattttttttttattattgctattcaataaaaaataatggaaattaattacttttaataattatttaattaaatatttattacaatttaatgttttactaataaaaataatttaaaatttttaacaactaaaatatttttaatttattctttaattatttggatatttaactttataattttaattacaataataaaaatttttaaaaaataatgattagaAAATAATATGTGTCATATTGTTAGGTTTATGAGGTGTTTTACTTCTGGTGAGAGATCCTTAAACCTGGTTGGTTTGTTCCTTTGTTCTTTACTTGTTTGTTAGTTTGTTGTACTTgcattttctttcaataaattcgtagtttatccactttattcaataataataatatatgtgtgGGATCCTAAATTTAGGATCATCCATCCTAAACCCCAAAATTTGGATGATATTTGGGGTTGAATTGAAGCTAACCATAAACCCATGCCTTAAGTTCATGTCTCGTTAGACATGCAATAGCCAGATATGTCTtcaaaaccttaaaaaaaaatatatatatggccaCACCAGCTTTAATAACTATAGTATAAAATAAAGATACTGTGACTTTAATAATCATAGTCTATAAAAGGGAGTTTGGGGAAATTTTACAACTAAACACTAAAAAAGTTTCACAAATGCTGCAAcagaaaggaaaaacaaaaccaGTTTAAATGAAATTCTTAGTGTTCTGCATCTCCATCTCACTCCTCTCCGGACCTTATTGCTTGATACCAATGGCATGTGACAAATGTTAACTTTCCAGGGTCCAAATGTCATTCTTCTTAACTTCTCCGGGTCCTCATTGGTGCCGGTGGAACACCAACTTTCAAATCTTCAGGGGATACAACTCCTTCCAATACTTGAACCACCTGCTTAGTTTACCCATtaatcaaaaatgaaatcaagtttGACCATCTTGAAGTGGTTTGAAAGACAAGGAAAAGTACTGAAACTTCCTAAAGTATAATATCCGAATTggtttctcttattttttggtCTTTCTACtaaaaaatgctcccaactagttcatctatttttgaaaatggacATATTTAATCCCTTTACTCATAGTCTCTTGTCAACTTgtctctctactcttgaaaatataaGTACTAGTTGacccattttcaagagtagaagggactatgtcacgccccgacccgcgggtCCGCCACGTGACAATcgccgcgacgatcccgaggagggacacacaccactcaaccctcgaatCATCGCAAGGCTAACAAACTCCTGCTAAATAACACCACAACAACAACTGATATGAAAAGCAAGACTTTCACTCAAAAAGTCAACTGTAtagtgaaagatatacaaatccCAGACAGAATTGAGTACATTAGTGGATCCACTACAATAATACAATGCGACCTGTTTAATAATAAGTAAACAACCTGACTTGAAATTCAAACTGCTAAcacttcgcctcgctatgacgacccaaaccactaaaacctggaagggaggagggggtgagtaaccataatcactcagtgaatgggttagcacaaatctaaaagaatatcaaaacaaatcaatgaaatacaataaacacattttacaataacataaatgaacttGAACGTTTCACATTTGCCACACCATGAAAGTGCAAGATAATAAACCTTGGtatataaaaaccaaaacataggttcTCACGAGCATAGACAAAACattaacatgtataaaacaaatgccTGTATGGGCTGCCAAAATGAGTAAAAGaaccaacttaaacaaataaaattcttgatcaaataagcaatggcctaaaaacactctccccaacattagccgccgtcgcgactaagttgagagccgtcaaggtcttcgtacccttgacgttggcccaccggtcccgtgtggtgaccccgggatcccgatgcatcatccaatcagggctctatgctcccacctgatctggacaaatcaacacccaggtccaccacgccacctctaaaggctggcccgtggggacccactactgcagtagtcgggccttagcccgtcgtCACCATCTAAACCATCATGCAGATGTAGCAATAATAtaatctgtataaatcataccacagggtccttatccaggataagcattcacatatcggaAATAAACCatatttccacaaatccaaagccGAAGCATAGCAATACATATAAACTTTCAAATAATATTCTGATCTCGATGTGcaaatacattcaaaaacattgctgtccaaatgccaagaataacataataaaattcgAAGCTCTTCAAGTTGATTGAAACATtgctttagacaataaaaccagCTAATATCAAATACACTGTAATATTCACAATccagaagaacatgccatttagaaataaaaacccttttgttttcataactatcaatatcaaaagcatacttatacaagtgaaaggttttacaaaccattaCTAAAAGTAGAAGCCAATAGTgtagaaaagaaacattaaattttaaaatacaataaaaagtcatcaaaacaagcatggcttttgttctagttaaacctcaagttacttaggatcattctagctttctctttcttcagctcACTAAGTTTTCCTCAAAGTACAAGATTACTCCTCAAAGTCCAGTTAACCCCAACATCCAAGTCCTTTAAAGTCATGAAAATGTGTTCATCTCATCACCTATAATCTCACGTgccaatatatattaattaaatcctTCTTTACACATCATCAGTATTTACTTtaacaagtctttactattccACCATTTCTTATACTCAATCATATATTAGATTCTTATCATAGTGCCATTatctcaacattaatatttacttcatctataataatttcattgtcaaaatactcacaagttgactatctcctctaaggatgtattaaatcaaactattattaaaaattcacagGAATATTCAGTatttgcaattcaacacttgtcgcatatatagctcaagctattcatcatcaatctTCTAATtaaattccatttaaaataataatcgtaATCATTGCcatccacccgatatatatatatatatatatatatatatatatatatatatcccaatatgatcaaactacaattaagcaccctatACTATGCTCACAaaaacaaacctcatcaatttcaacataagtgtaattatataccttagcattcaacGTTTCATCAAGTTCCATGTACCATATTTATCACATTATGCctcaaaactttagaaattatacatcactagggaaattaaatcatccattgaatatacataattaatttcacttataacaAATAAGCTCAATGAACTCgttgtaataatcaacaatttccattcatccaccaagcatgtatgtcctcaagttcaatcttAACTAACATCAGTACATCATTAATAAGCTTTCTAAGGATTTTTCagagagtaaaccacaagtcattccaaataaaatatagtttCTAGCGGTCATCTATACTTCCTTCTCATCCATGAAGTAGtgatttaaaacataataaagccatggaaatcatttcagaaaacaattaaaatattttcgatattcaattagaattgtgcattcaacataacccactcacagaaCATGTTGCCTCGTATGGAGACGCGCACACTGATTGGTGGTTTCTTTCCCCTTGGAGggtgcttcgccacctagatacaagcagggaatccaaatactaatgaacataagaatgatagctaaaagaaaatgcatcCAAATacattatacatgtctaatacgaaaacttagggttttagggcaaaacattgtcattttggacccaaacgacctcagaatggagtaaacctagttccaataagttcaatgaatgaaaagcttcaatttggatcaaagaaataaagtttttttgtgctacagtaataccgggattgctacagtaaaacccgCCCCTTACAAataattttctctcattttacagCATCAAACGATGAAATTTTGCCACAATTCTTatgaataacaattgacaacatcaagggcttcattttaagcccaaaaactcccacaaattatggaaaatccaatgttttggtctaggtttataaataatgaatacaatgaaaatacggaagaaatacatactaaaaactcagataaaggctcttaccttactcaagaggatatgaggattaaatttttgatgttGGCTCGCCGGAATTGGTCGCCGGAAATAGTTTCAATATTTTTAGGGTTCGGCCGgcatgaagaagcaaagaaagagaaggaaagaagaaggaaaacaaatgAGTTTTGATGATAACTCTCGGCCTGCTACAGTGTTGGATTGCTACAGTGTGATTCTACAGTGCTGGGCTGCTACAGTGCCATTTTTGCTACGGTGTCGGTGTGCTGCAGTACAGACAGAATCAATAGTGTTGGGCTGCAAAAACTACAGGAACAGACTGGTTTAACTACAGTAATCGGCTGCTACAATGTCTTTActcttttctaaattactctattgccccTGTAACACAAGGatggaaacaaaatccaaatgaccgaattgccccTGTTTTTGGCAGAATTTTCGCACATAATCCACTGTGCAATCCAGTAAAAAATTTactaatgcaaaatgaccattttaccctaatgcattcacataaataaaagaagatccTAGGTACAAATTTGGTCCGGAAACAACAGACTAAGTGAggtcattttcaaaaataaagagattAATCAGGAACATTTCTAAgtagaaaaccaaaaaaagaagagtaagaaaagtaaatgaacaaattcgggtattataccactttttaatatattttttttaaattcactgCTGGAGAACTTGTTGGCTGCAACTTAATGAAATGTATATATTGAGCAAATTTTATGAAGTGGAAAGAGTACCCGACTCATTAGAGGTCGATCCTCTGCAGAAAGACCTACACAAGCGGCAGCACAAACCACCATCCGTTTCATCTCATTAGGATCATAGTTTTTCCCCAACCTTGGATCGATGAGAGGCTCATACTTACCTCGTAAAGGGTGTTTGAGCGAGGGCTTTGCCTACAGTAACAATTAAGCAGTCAAATTAGTCACCGCAAAAGCTGTGAAGATATGAGTGAATTTGCCACATGCAAGAGACTAACCCAATCAACCAAGGCTACTCGTAAGCTATCATCCGAAGGGTGCCTGCCAATAGGCCGCCTTCCTGTGATCAACTCCAGAAGTATGACCCCGAAGGAGTAGACATCTGCTTTCTTTGTTAGCCTACCATCCTTAGCATATTCAGGTGCCAAATACCTAGAGGACTTCACAGATTAGTAAtacggaagaagaagaagagtttgTGTTACTTATAGGGAGTAAAGTAGTGTAAGTTTTAGAATtagatgatttaaaaaaaaaagaataacaatATTATGAAACAAGAATACCATTTGAACAATCAGGATTTTTCAGTAGTAACATGTTTTGTTAAAATTAGTACTGAGAGAAGGGAATGACAAATTTCAGTTACCCAAAAGTTCCCTTGACATTGTTGGTTGAAACATGAGTCTTGTCATCCTGTGCAAATTTCGCTAGTCCAAAATCTGCAACCTGCAAATAGCTACctattcattaaataaaaatgttggCTCTGAATCAACAACAGACATAATACTAAGAAAGCACCAGTTCTTTGATAAATTTTAGttctatgaaaaatttttaGCTGCAAAAGCAGACTGAAGTTACTGGAATCATTAACATCATACATGGTAGTGAAGAATATGCTATTATTTCACATAACCATTAAAGTCTACCTAGATTGCGGAATGAAAATGAgaatagggaatagggaatacagatgataataaaaataatgttggtTAGAATCGAAAATATAAGcgataataaaattacatttatttatttatttattttttgtgtaaaTGAGATGATATTGTATAAGATAAtagattatatttaataataaatatttaaacattatttattattaaatacttgaaatataattatttatttcaatttattataattaaatatttcaagtaaataatttactttaacCGTTATTTgcttattaaattattttaattaaatattttcattaaataattatagttcAATTATTGTAATGTTAACAACGCTAACTAATTTAGTTGCGGtcaaaatgtttaaaataaaaaaaaataaaaactttcatcataaagtaattttaatatcatattcactctaattattattaattttaattagtataactaaatatataaattaattatattaatttatattaataaataaatatgaagagaGATGTAATATAGGCATTATACAAGTTTACCCTCAATTCCCCAAATCTTGAATAATGAGAATTTCCTTGAAGCAATGGGATTCCCATTGGCCTAATTCAAACAAGAGTTAATATGGATAGGAGATAATGATTCATATTCTTTGAAAAAACGAGGATTAAAAGAGGATTAAAGGAAAGCAAAAtgaaagtttttttgtttttttatagataatattttttttttgggtcatATATTTCTTCATATACTACGGATGCTAAGGCAtacagaataaaaaataattataagaaaaaaatgataattaaaaatttctcaCCTTCGCTTCAAATTTGGAATCAAGAAGAATATTGGCCGCCTTAATGTCACGGTGAATAATCGTAGGATCGCCTATAAATAGAAcggtgaaaaaaattaagagaatgtTATGTTGCTCTCGACAGCTACAATTAGCACACgcatatatcaaatatattatagtGTACATCAGGTATAGCAAAGTAACAGTTACTCACAATCCTCGTGCAAATAGGCCAATCCTTTCGCAGATCctaaatcaatttttaatcttgtataCCAATCCATAGTTGGTTGATCTTTCCCTGCAAAAACCcaaataattcattaaattataatgAAGGAAGTCAATGCTAGAAACTATAAACAGAAATCTAATTAAGCTCTTCTTTATTTCATAGTTTCCTTGCTTGCTAGTACTGAATAAATCAGAGATGCGTGGCAATCATGGTTGGTGAAGTTGGTAGCAGATCCGCCAAACACACTCTAACAAGAATTTAACTGATCAGGTTTATTCATTGCACAGTTGATATTAGATGTCAAACACACCCTGACAAGAATTTTACTCTGTTTATTCATTGCACCCatgaattaagaaaacaataaaaaaaaattgaaagtattACCGTGCAAATGGAACTCCAATGTGTTGTTAGGAACAAACTCATAGGCAAGCAGTCTCTGCTCTTCAGAAATGCAATGTCCTATTAATAAGACCAAATGTTTGTGATGCACACGACTAATAATCTTAACCTCTGCCTCAAACTCAGCGTTCCCCTGCCGACTATCAGATTTCAATTGCTTGACTGCAATCTCTATATCATATGGAAGCACTCGGTCTTCATGGAATGGAAGCACTCCCTTTTTATCAATTGTAAGCACTCCCTTATGCACAGGGCCAAAACCACCCTCTCCAAGAAAATTATCACCAGAGAAATAATTTGTTgccttttttagtttttcataagTAAAGGCAATGCCAGGAGGTGGGCAAGTTAAAGAATTATCAGGACCTGAAGAGCTGGATCCCGTTTGGAGACCATGATCAGAATGTGGTGGAGCATTCCACTGACTATCCTGAGCCTGACCACCATTCGTTTTATCTACAAAAACACACAGATCAATGAACATAAAAGTCAAGTCGATTCATCTGTCGAATCCATAAATGCCTACCAGATATAATAGCAAAACTTGTGGGTGCATGGAGTCAGCAGTAgtgataatgaaaataaacaacaaaaacctgTAAGTTATGATAAAAATTACACTAAACAGATGCAACTCTTGTATAATTCTGTAATTATCAATAGCATTCTGAGATGCAGAtaaagttcaatttttttaataaaacttaacGAAACTTCGCTGTATATCAAATTAGCagtaatgataatgaaaaataacaacaaagaaaGCAAATTATGCTCGtaattatacaaaacaaatacaattaTTGAATAATTCTGCAGTCTTCAAAAGCCTCCTGAGTTGCAAATAGAACCAGATTTTGCAAAATGATCGTGAGAAAGGCCAAGTAATTTTTACAAATGTCATAGTCGAAGCTTCTTAACTTCGTTTCATATGTAAACCATAAAATAAGAGATTTCTGAAGTTAAGGCAAAAAAATTCAAGCTCCATTCAACTTCAGTTCATCCAAAGGAGTTCTGACACGAATGTGTTTGTAAAGCAGTTAAGAATTGAAATGAATGGTTGTGGTGTAATCATCATGGTGTGTGcataagttcgaggcaaggTTAAGGAAGTTGAACCGAGTCGGTTGGGCATGGCCCGGTTAATCGGGCGGGCTCTGCGGGTCCGGATCGGCCTTAAGCCGACCCGTAACCAGCTCAATCAACAGTGCTGGCCCACCGATCCAGGGGGGCCTGGCCAACCCAATGGTGACTGTTGCGGATTCGGATTCCCAGTAAAGatcgagagagaaaaataaagtagaaaacaatcacaagaaagacaagacaagatttacgtggttcggcAAGATTGCCTACGTCCACAGCCgcactagggttttatttcaatatctgaAGCATACATACATCTTACAAGGGACTGCCTATATACAGAAAAAATTTGAGGTATATCTGGATTAGAGCATTGAGGCATACCTTAGAGCTTTGAGGCATACCTGGATTAGAACTCTGAGGCATACCTAGATTAGAACTCTGAGACATATCTGGAAGAGGGTAAATCATATCTGGATCTTAACCCTATATGGATCCTAAACTTATACAGATCCTAAACCTATATTTATACAAATCCTATCTGGgtacaatttacaagattatcaaactataatcctaacCATATACAAATTGCCTTTATATCCTACTGCGGGCGCTCTCACCGCACCTCCAACCTAAACCGATGCTCTCCTGCACCTCCTGGGGTGTCACATAATCAGCCTCCACATACCCAACAATGACCAGTCACCAGCCCGGGACACactcaagatatatatatatatatatatatatataatcatgtgaATGAATGAGTGTAGAAGCATCTGCTCTGTTTTCTAATGAAACTTTTGGGTTTTTCCTATCTtcctttcctcttcttcttcacctcatCAAGTTTGTAgacaataaaaatcattttattttgaaaccTCATTGTTGTTAACCAGATCTCCAGTCTAGGTATAAAACTTGGGAAAATTGGagaaacaagtaaaaatagTACCTTTATCTTTTTGAGATGGAGATGGAtcattcttcttctctttcaaaGCCTGTCCACCATCCGTTTTGACTGTTGTAAATGCAGGACACTCAGATCAATGAAAATAACAGTCAAGTCGGTTCATCTGTCAAAGGTGCTCTAACACTAAAAGACCAATTTATTTTGAAACCCCATTGTCGTCAACCAGATCTTCAGTTTAGGTATAAAACTAAACTGGAGGAAATTGGAGAAACCATTGAAACTACAACACTCAGATCAATGAACATAAAAGTCAAGTTGGTTCATCTATCGAATCCATCAATGCCTACCAATTATCATAGTAAAACTTGCTGGTGCATCGAATCAGCAGTagtgataatgaaaatgaacaaCAAAAACTGTAAGTTCTGATAGAAATTACACTAAACCGATGCAAATCTTGTATAATTCGATCTATAATTATCAAAAGAATTCTGAGATGCAGATAAAGTTAGATATTTTTGTAAAACTTAACAAAACTTGGATGTATATCAAATTAGcagtaatgataataaaaaagaacagcAAAGAAAGCAAATTCTTCTGGtaattatacaaaacaaatacaattaTTGAATAATTCTATAATTTTCAAAAGCCTTTTGAGATGCAGATAAATCCATATTTTGCAAAATGATTGTGAGAAATGCCAAGTAAATTGTGCAAATATCATATGTACTAAGCCataaaagaaagagattttCCCCATTAACGATAAAAAATTCCACTTCGCTTCATCCAAAGGAGCTTCAACACCAAAATGCCATTATCTCATGAAACCTTATAAGGCTATCTCCAACTCACAACCCCAAATTTTCAccccaaatctcaaatttggttCCGTTATAACAAATTATACTTTCCAATCACAATCCCCAAATCTTACAACATCTTTTTAcacatcttatttttattattattaccattcAACCACAAAATACTTTGAAGTAAACCACTAAAAATACTTGAAACTAATTAATACTTGaaactaattattttcaataatgatttaattaaatattatttacaatgtaatatatttctaataaaaatgattaactattttagtttaataaatttatcataaattaatttaattaaaatgttataattatataaattaattaattataattaaagtattaattatataaattaataacttataatttttattagatataataaaaaaa
The genomic region above belongs to Dioscorea cayenensis subsp. rotundata cultivar TDr96_F1 unplaced genomic scaffold, TDr96_F1_v2_PseudoChromosome.rev07_lg8_w22 25.fasta BLBR01000822.1, whole genome shotgun sequence and contains:
- the LOC120255077 gene encoding proline-rich receptor-like protein kinase PERK1, which codes for MVVCKGSTVRTVTVGMILLTLSITYMWNQWASTRTPPARKVKTDGGQALKEKKNDPSPSQKDKDKTNGGQAQDSQWNAPPHSDHGLQTGSSSSGPDNSLTCPPPGIAFTYEKLKKATNYFSGDNFLGEGGFGPVHKGVLTIDKKGVLPFHEDRVLPYDIEIAVKQLKSDSRQGNAEFEAEVKIISRVHHKHLVLLIGHCISEEQRLLAYEFVPNNTLEFHLHGKDQPTMDWYTRLKIDLGSAKGLAYLHEDCDPTIIHRDIKAANILLDSKFEAKVADFGLAKFAQDDKTHVSTNNVKGTFGYLAPEYAKDGRLTKKADVYSFGVILLELITGRRPIGRHPSDDSLRVALVDWAKPSLKHPLRGKYEPLIDPRLGKNYDPNEMKRMVVCAAACVGLSAEDRPLMSRVAKHPPRGKKPPISVRVSIRGNMFCFSGLGRHSEAKC